TAGAATCAAACGAGTTGGCATCCAGTGTGACCAAAAAGGTGGTTTACGAAACCCTAAAACCACTAGTTGGAAAGGTTGATACCTTAGTCTTGGGATGTACCCATTATCCCCTTTTAAAACCGATCATTCAAAATGTGATGGGACCGGATGTCAAATTGATTGATAGTGGGGCAGAGTGTGTTCGGGATATTTCCGTTTTATTAAACTATTTTGAGCTCAATAAGAGTCGCGAACTCTTAGAGCAGACCCACCGCTTTTATACCACTGCAAATGCCAATAGCTTTGCAGCGATTGCCGAAAAATGGCTAGAACGTTCAGTGAATGTGGAGCATGTAAATTTATGAGTGACAAACTATTTGAATACAAAGATCCCCAAGATTGGTATATTGCCCAATGGGGAGAAGATGCAGACTACAACCAATTTAGTCAAGTGCCTGCGGAAGCTTCCACTCTGTTAGATCAGCTGGAACTTCTCTTTGCCAAGGATCCTGAAGGATTCCCTCTCAATCTATCGGTGATGCGCTATGGTTCAGCCTTTCGTTTTCTGACCTTTTTGACCGAAATCTTGAATGAAGTCAAGGGAAGAGCTTTTGAGATCGTACAGCGTCAAGGAGCCTTGCTCTTGGTTGAAAAAGGGAAACTGCTTTACTTGCATTTGCCAAGTGATGGGGTGGATGTGGAAGCCTTCTTGGGTCAAGACAAGGTCAAAGATACGATTCTTATTGCGACTCGAAATGAGGGAAAAACAAAAGAATTCCGTAATATGTTTGAAAAGCTGGGCTTTGAAGTGGAAAATCTCAATCAATACCCAGAGCTTCCAGAAGTCGAAGAAACAGGGATGACCTTTGAAGAGAATGCCCGCCTAAAAGCTGAAACGATTGCAGAGCTAACTGGGAAAACAGTCTTAGCGGATGATTCAGGTTTGAAGGTGGATATCTTGGGAGGCTTACCAGGAGTTTGGTCAGCTCGCTTTGCGGGAGTTGGTGCGACAGATGCGGAAAACAATGCGAAATTGTTGCACGAATTGGCCATGGTCTTTGACTTGAAAGATCGCTCAGCTCAGTTCCATACGACCTTGGTGGTTGCAAGACCAGGCAAGGAAAGCTTAGTGGTGGAAGCTGATTGGCCAGGGTATATTAATTTTGAGCCAAAAGGGGAACACGGCTTTGGCTATGACCCTCTCTTCTTAGTTGGGGAAACGGGCCGTTCTGCTGCTGAATTAACGCTTGAAGAAAAAAATACACAATCACATCGTGCTTTAGCTGTTAAAAAGTTATTGGAGGTATTTCCATCATGGCAAAGCAAACAATCATAGTTATGAGTGACTCGCATGGAGACCGCTCCATTGTTGAAGCTATTAAAGAAAAATACCTAGGCCAGGTCGATGGGATCTTTCACAATGGGGATTCTGAACTAAAAAGTGATGATCCTGTCTGGGAAGGGATCCACGTTGTCCAAGGAAATATGGATTTTTATGATGGCTATCCGGAACGCTTGGTGACCCAACTAGGGCCAACACGGATCATCCAGACCCATGGGCATCTCTTCCAGATCAATTTTAGTTTTCAAAAATTGGATCTGTGGGCCCAAGAGGAGGAAGCAGATATCTGTCTATACGGCCACCTTCATATCCCAGATGCTTGGAAGGAAGGAAGAACCCTCTTTGTGAATCCTGGATCCGTTAGTCAACCACGTGGTCTGATTCGCGAATGTTTGTATGCCAAGATAGAGATTACCGATTCGAACTTCAAGGTAGAGTATTATACGCGAGATCATGAATTGTACCCTGAATTGACAAAGGAGTTTAGCAGATGATAGCAAAGGAATTTGAACGTTTCTTGTTGGCGCAGGAAGAGACGTTCTTAACTCCTGCCAAAAATTTAGCGGTCTTGATTGATACCCACAATGTAGACCATGCAGTCTTGCTGTTGAGCCAGATTAGCTATAGTCGCATCCCGGTAGTGACGGATGAACGCAAGTTTGTGGGAACGATCTCCCTAACGGATATTCTATCTTATCAATTGAAACACGAGATTCCTGAGGAGACTTTTGCTTCGATGGATATCGTAGACGTTGCAAAGAAGGAGGTCGGGGTCATCGGCTTAGACTTCAATTTGACAGAAGTCCTTCACAAGTTGGTGGATGACTCCTTCTTATCAGTGGTGGATGAAGAAGGTTATTTCCAAGGGATTATTACGCGGAAATCGATCCTCAAAGCCATCAATTCGCTAATGCATAATTTTTCAAATGAATACGAGATGATTCCAAAATGAAAGAATTTATTGCAAGTTTTATTGATCAAAAAGAACTAAGTGAAAATTCTCAGTCAGCCTATTTCTATGATTTGGACCAATTTATTGAATCAATTCATGGAAAAGTGACACCGACAAATTTGAGAATTTACCAAGCTTCGATTAAAGATTTTAAACCGGCGGTTCAAAAACGAAAATTATCCGCTGTTAACCAATTTTTATATTATTTGTATCAAGAACGCTTTATTTCTGAATACCATCGTTTGGTCTTGCCTAAAATTCAACCGGCCAAAACCCATGATCGTGAATTGTTGGATCTGACCCATTTTTGGGAAGAATCAACCAATCCACAGGGACGCTTGATGGCCTTGTTGATTCTGGAGATGGGCTTATTGCCAAGTGAGATCCTCCAAGTCAAAGTCGAAGATATTCAGCTGGACTTTCATGTCATTCGAGTGGGCAAAGATGGCCAAAAACGGGTTTTAAAAGTTCCAGAGCCTTTACTGGATGAGTTGCAACTCTTCCTCGATGGTGTCTATCTCTTTGATAATAAGGGAAAATCTTACTCCCGTCAGTGGGGATTCCGACAATTAGAAGCCTTCTTGATCGAAAAAGGCAACCAAGACCTTTCGGCGCAATCGATTCGTGAGCAGTATATTTTGAAACAACGTGAACTCGGTGTGGATCTCTTTAGTATTGCGCGTGAATTGGGCCTAAAAACCATGGTGACATTAGAAAAATATAAATAATGGATATTAAAATTAAAGATTATGAAGGGCCTCTGGACCTCTTGCTCCACTTGGTCTTTAAATACCAGATGGATATCTATGAGGTCCCCTTGATTGAGGTGATCGAACAGTATCTGGCTTATCTGGCGACTCTCCAGGCTATGAAACTAGAGGTAGCAGGGGAATACATGCTGATGGCTAGTCAATTAACCCTGATCAAGAGTCGTAGACTTCTTCCTAAGGTCGCAGAGAAGATGGATGAAGCAGAGGATCTAGAGCAGGACCTCCTTTCTCAATTGGAAGAGTACCGTACTTACAAGCAATTAGGAGAGTTGATGGCCTCGCAGCACGAGGAGCGCGCCCTCTATTATTCGAAACCAAAGATGGAATTGGTTTATGACGATACCGAATTACTTCATGATCGCACCACGGTGGATCTCTTCTTGGCTTTCTCAAAACTATTGACCAAGAAAAAAGAAGAATTCCGCCAGAACCATACAACCATTGTAAAGGATGAATACAAGATTGAGGATCTGATGGACCAGCTGCGTCACCGATTCCACGATCGTTCACAAGTTCTCTTGCAGGACTTGTTTCTAGAAGCAGCGGATCTCCAAGAGGTCATTACCCTATTTCTTGCAACCCTTGAATTAATCAAGATTCAAGAGGTCACAGTGGTACAGGATAGGGCTTTTGGAGAAATTTACTTAAATAGGATTGAACATGAGCAAATTAGCTGAAATTGAAGCACTCTTATTTGTAGCGGGTGAAGAAGGAATTACTGCCAGACAAATCGCAGATCTTCTCTCTTTACCCCCAACAGGTGTGGTGCAAAGTTTAGAAAAATTGGCCCAAAAATACCAGGAGGATACAGATACGAGTCTGTGTTTGATGGAGACAGCTTCCCGTTATAAATTGGTGACAAAGGCAGACTACGCTTCGGTTTTACGAGACTATTCTAGAACGCCTATGAACCAAAGTTTGTCTCGGGCTGCCCTTGAAACCTTGTCAATCATTGCTTATAAGCAACCGATCACCCGCGTGGAGGTCGATGACATTCGAGGCGTCAATTCCAGTGGTGCTATTACCAAACTACTGTCATTTGATCTGATCCGTGAAGATGGAAAAAAAGAAGTCATCGGGCGTCCTAATTTGTATGTTACGACGGAGTATTTTTTGGATTACATGGGGATCAATCATTTGGAGGAATTGCCAAAGGTTGAGGAAGTGGACATCGATCCAGAAGAAGGTCAATTATTTTCAGAGAGAACAGAGGAACTAGATGAGAATTAATAAATATATTGCCCATGCAGGTGTGGCTAGTCGTCGCAAGGCCGAAGAACTGATCAAGCAAGGCTTGGTGACGGTCAATGGCCAAGTTGTGCGTGAATTAGCGACCATCATTAAAACCGGTGATCAGGTTGAAGTAGAGGGGACTCCAATCTATAACGAAGAAAAGGTCTACTATCTTTTAAATAAGCCACGTGGCGTCATCTCTAGTGTATCGGATGATAAAGGGCGGACAACAGTCGTTGACCTTTTATCTCAAGTACCAGAGCGCATCTACCCAGTGGGACGTTTGGACTGGGATACATCTGGTGTCTTGATTTTGACCAATGATGGTGATTTTACAGATGAGATGATTCACCCGCGAAATGAAATTGATAAAGTCTATGTGGCGCGTGTCAAAGGGATTGCCAATAAGGAAAACTTGCGTCCCTTGACGCGAGGGGTGACCATTGATGGAAAGAAAACCAAGCCAGCGACTTACGAGATCTTAAAAGTGGATGTCGAAAAGAACCGTTCAGTGGTTCAGTTGACCATTCATGAAGGGCGTAACCACCAGGTTAAAAAGATGTTTGAAGCGGTGGGACTTTTAGTGGATAAACTCTCCCGGACCCAGTTTGGAAATTTGGACGTCTCAGGACTACGTCCGGGTGAATACCGTCGCTTGAACAAAAAAGAAATCAGCCAGTTGCACAATCTAGCAGTGACTAAATCTAAAAAAGCATGAAAACAATCCTGATTGCGCTGGTCAGAGGCTATCAAAAATGGATCTCTCCCCTATTTCCGCCTTCTTGTCGCTTTCAACCGACCTGTTCCACTTATATGATCCAAGCGATTGAGCGTTTTGGTGTGAAAGGTGTCTTGATGGGGATTGCAAGGATTCTACGTTGCCATCCTGGAAGCCAGGCGGGACCAGACCCCTTGCCAGACCATTTTAGTCTGAAGCGAAATGAAGAATCAAAATAGGACGATCGCAAATAAACAGAAACACCCTTAGAAATTATTTTTCTAAGGGTGTTGATTTTGTAAAAGAGTTGTCTATCAGCGTTTAGACCATGTTTTAGGGAGGAAGAGTAGAATCATTGGATAGATTTCAAGCCGTCCGGCAATCATGGCTAAGGAAAGTAACAGTTTTGAAATCGGACTAAAGATGGAGAAGGTTTGACCTGTTCCAATCATAGGTCCAATGTTGTTGAAACAACTAAAGACAGCGCTGACAACCGTCATGAAGTTATTATTGTCTAGACTGACTACAAAGAGTAGGCCGATCGTGATAAAACTGTATATTGTAAAGTACTTGAGGATCTGATGCTGTGTATCCTTATCCAATACCGTATCATTGACATGCAAGGTCAGAACGCGATTCGGAGACAAGGTCGAAAGAACCTGATTTTTTGCGATTCGCCATAAGGTCAAGCACCGAATGACTTTTAGCCCCCCGGCGGTCGATCCAGCAGAACCACCTACAACCATCAGCATCAAGAGGATGAACTGAGAAAAGAGAGGCCATTTTTCCGTCGTTCCATAACCAAAACCGGTAGTGGTGATGATATTGGAAACTTGGAAGAAGGAAATCTCAAAACTCTTAGCGACATTGGCATAGAGATGAAGGACATTGTACGCGATCAAGACACTGGACACGAGGACGATGGTGATATAGGTCCGCAATTCCTCATCTTTAAAGAAGGCCTTGAATTTTCGGATCATGAGGAAGTAGTAGAGGTTAAAGTTAACCCCGAAGACTAAAACCCCGATACTGACCAAATAGGTGATTAAACTACTATTGTAGTGGGCAATTCCGTCGTTAAAAACGGTAAAGCCCCCGGTTCCAGCCGTTCCCATGGCGATGACAAAACTATCATAAAGGGGCATATCAGCAAGGAAATAAAGAACCACAAAGAGGAAGAACAAGCCCAAGTACAAGAAGTAGAGGATTTGAGCTGTGTTTTTTAATTTGGAAACGACCTTCCCAAAAACTGGACCAGGAACTTCTGCCTTCATGACTTCAAGGTGGCTGTTCTTGTTATTGTCCATAATTGCAAGGGCGAAGACCAATACTCCCATCCCCCCAATCAAGTGGGTGAAACTGCGCCAAAAGAGGAGAGAATGGGTGAGGACACCCACATCATCTAATATCGTTGCCCCTGTTGTTGTAAAGCCAGAGCTGACTTCAAAGAAGGCATCGATAATGTTGGGAATTTGTCCCGAAAAGACAAAGGGAAGGGCGCCAAAGAAGGACCAGAGGATCCAACAGAGGGCTACAATCAGGACTCCTTCTTTAGCATAAATGTGAAAGTCCTTTGGTTTGTGAAAACTACCAAGTAGCCCCAGCCCAAGTAAGATGGCCATGGTTGCCCCAATAGAGACAAAGACCTTGGCAGGTTCCTGATAGATCGTAGCGACGACTAAGGGAACGATCAGGAGAGCTGCCTCGATTAAGAGGAGCTTGGACAAGAGGTAACGAATCATGCTTCTATTCATCAGGCTTACCTCTCAAGTAGATCATAGATTTTTGTGACATTTTGAATCAAGGTGGTTACGATAATCCGATCTCCTACCATCAAACGGTCATCTCCATTTGGGAAAATAGCCTTGCCGTCTCGAATAATGGCAGCGATCAAGACGCCTTTTTTCAATTTCAATTCAGAGAGGGGATATTGGGTTAGTTTATTGTCTTCCTTAATTTGGAACTGCAAGGTTTCAATCCGGCCGTTTGCGACATGGTGCAAGGCTTCTAGGTTTGAGAACTGTGCATTGTAGCGTCCACGAATAAAGTGCATAATGGTATCTACAGCGATGCGTTTTGGCGTAACGATACTGGTCATATCTTGATCGCCAATGATCTCTAGCAGACTAGTTCGGTTGACCTTGGTAATGTTCTTTTTGACTCCGACAGAATTCAAGAACATGGAAGTGATGATGTTTTCTTCATCGACCCCTGTCAAAGTAGCCACAGCATCGAAGTTATTGGCACTCTCTTCTAAAAGAATGTCTTTAGCAGTTCCGTCTCCATGGACGACATAGAGATCAGGAAATTCCTGACTAAAGAATTCCGCCCGTTCGCGATTGACCTCTAAGACCTTGAGATCGATCTTGCGGCGCACATCTTGAAGAATGTTGAGTAGGTAATAGGCAATTTTCCCAGCACCAATGATCATCATGCTCTTAATGACCTGAGGGCGAACATTGTTGTGGAAGAGAACGACCTCGATCCGATTACCTGTTACGAAAATCTTGTCTTGAGGTTGCAAGACAAAGTCTCCGTTTGGAATGGTGAGTTCGTTGCCACGCTCGATTGCACAAACAATGACATTTCCGTATTTCTTCCGGAATTGGGATAGACTCATATTGCAGAGATTGCTATCTGGCTTGATTTTAAATTCCATCAAGGCAACTCGGCCATTGGCAAAATGCTCCACAGAAAGGGCATTTGGGAAGTCAATGATATTGGCAATATAGCGAGCTGTCAGCAATTCCGGATTGACAACTAGGGAGAAGCCCAAGATATTTTTTTCCTTGAAGTAGGAATTGGAATATTCCGGATTCCGCACCCGAACGATAGTCTCTTTGGCTCCCATTTTTTTAGCCAAAACAGCAGAGACCATATTCACTTCATCGTACTCGGTCATGGAAATGAAGATGTCGCAGTCTTCAACATCTGCTTGCTCCAAGATCTTGAAGTTTGCCCCATTTCCTAAAATTCCAATGATATCAAACCGTTTGGTAATATGGTTAAGAACGGATTCGTCTTTTTCGATCAAAATAACATCGTGGTTTTCAGCAACGAGAGAACGACAAAGGGCCGTTCCGACCTTTCCTCCACCAACAACAATAATTTTCATAGAATACCTCCAGAGTATGCTTCTATCATACTCTATTTTCAAGAAAAATTCATCTTTTTTAAGGATTTTCTGGTGGAATTTTGAGAAGCTAAGAACAAGTAGGAGAAATCGTCAAAAGAGTAGAGCTAGGAGGGATTGAAAACTTTGATAAAGTTTCTTAAAAAAATCTAAAAAAACTATTGACAGGAGCTTCAAAAGTGTTATACTTAGAAAGTACCTTCGTTGATTTACCTCAAACCTGTTGTGAGTTAAGTTAATGAAGCTGTAACCACGCTGTTTGCTGAGCTTGACTCCGGGCAGTGTGGCTATTTTTTTATCAGAAAGAGATCGAGTATGAATATTGAAGAACTGGACTACCAAGAGTCAGCTGCTCAAAACCACATCGTCTTGTTCCAACCTCAGATTCCACAAAATACGGGAAATATTGCACGGACTTGTGCGGCGACCAATTCCCCCTTACATATCATTCGCCCCATGGCTTTTCCGATCGATGATCGCAAAATGAAGCGAGCAGGACTTGATTATTGGGACAAGCTGGATGTCCGCTTTTATGATAGCCTGGAAGAGTTTATGGAAGCGGCGCGCGACGGTCAGGTACACCTAGTGTCCAAGTTTGCAAATCAGACCTATTCGGATGTTTCTTATCAGGATGGGAAGTCCCATTATTTCTTGTTTGGACGCGAGGATAAAGGTTTGCCGGAAGATTTTATGCGCCAGCACGAGGAGAAGGCCATTCGCATTCCGATGAATGATGAGCATGTCCGTAGTTTAAATGTCTCCAATACTGTCTGCATGATTGTCTATGAGGCACTCCGCCAGCAAGGTTTTAAGGGGCTGGAGTTGAGTCATCGTTATGAGCATGACAAGCTCAAATAAAAACGAAAAATTAAAACCCGAACCATGTAATCCATGACGTTACAAAAACTTGCCTAGGCAAGTTTTTTTTGTTATCATAAAAGGGTCTTCAGGGCAGGGTGTAATTCCCGACCGGCGGTGACTTTTATTAGGAAATGTTCTTTTCCGTACTCTAAAAGAAGTCCGCGAGCGCAAGCTGATGTGGTGTGACTCCACAACCGACAGTATAGTCTGGATGGGAGAAGACGAGAGACGAATAGACTGACAGCTATTCTGATCTGTTTAGAGCTGATGCATGGAAATGGAACGTTAGGGTCTAAGACTGACTAACGGCATGTTTCGATGGAGACCAGCTAAAGTAACTAGAATAGTTTCTAGTTTAAGCTTTGTTTAAATAGTTTAGAGTAGAATGATGGAGTAGACGTCTTTCCAGCTTCTCTAATTTTTAAAAAATTGGAGGAACCTGTTATGACAAATACACGTAAACTGACCCTAGTGGCTGTTTTATCCGCTTTATCTTTTATTTTGATGTTCTATCAATTTTCTTTCTTGATAGATTTCTTCAAAATTGATTTGAGTATCATCGCCATTTTGTTGGCCTTGGTCCTGTTGGATTTTAAAAGTGCCGTTTGGGTGACCTTGATCCGATCTGTCCTTAAGTTAGCCCTTAATAATAAGGGGCTTGAAACCTTGATCGGATTACCAATCAATATCATTGGAGTTCTTGTTTTTGTTCTTGCTTTTGCATGGATTTGGAACAAGGAACGGACCCATGGTCGATTTGTCTTGGCAACGATTGTTGGAACGATCAGCTTGAGTATCACGATGGTATTGGTGAACTATGTCTATGCAATCCCTTTGTATGCTCGTTTTATGAACTATGATATTTCGAAAACACTAGGGCTTGTCCACTATTTAGCCGCAATGGTTGCACCGTTTAACCTGATCGAAGGGGTGATTTGGGCCATCGCATTTGGGTTGATCTATACCTTATTGCAACCGATTTTAAAAAAATATGAAAAATAAACAACAACATTGGGCGAAGGCAAGCTTCGCCCTTCTCATTTTTGTCATTCTTGGGTATGTGATTCGCTTTTACCCGCAACAATTAACAGGCTTTGATAGCACGATTCAGTCTGCTATTCGAGGCGATCTGCCTGCAGCACTGACGGCCTTCTTTACCAAGGTGACCCATGTCATGGATACCAAGATCATTGTCATCTGGGTGGGTCTTTTGCTGGCGGTCTTTGCCTATAAGAAGTGGTACAGCGAAGCTCATTTTCTAGGGAGCAATCTGGTATTGACTGGTCTTTTGGTTCTTCTTCTAAAGAATATCTACCAGAGACCGAGACCAAGTATTCTTCATCTAGTAGAGGAAAAAGGCTTTTCTTTCCCGAGTGGTCATTCACTGGCATCTAGCCTTGTTTTGGGAAGTTTGATCATCATCATCAGCCAACATGTAAAACATAAAACAGCCCGCTTTTGCCTTCAAGGCTTGCTGGTTCTGGGAATTGTGACCATTGTGGTTTCCCGCGTTTATGTCGGGGTCCACTATCCATCAGACGTTCTTGGCAGTATGATTTTGGGTCTCGCTGTTTTACAGTTTGAGTATCCCTTGTATGATCGCTTGCGATTTCAATGGCGCTTTACAGGTAAGCAAAAATAAGCATCTAACAACTAGGAGTTGAACTCGCGTTTTGAGTTCGACTCTTTTTTTGCTATAATGAAGGGTATGAAATCCTACAATACTTTGAATGATTATTATCGAACCTTATTTGGAGAAAAGACCTTTAAAGTCCCTATTGATGCGGGCTTTGATTGTCCCAATCGAGACGGAACAGTCGCCCACGGTGGCTGTACTTTTTGTACGGTCTCGGGTTCAGGAGATGCCATTGTGGCCCCAGAAGCTCCAATTCGAGAACAGTTTTACAAAGAGATTGATTTTATGCATCGGAAATGGCCAGATGTGGAGAAGTACCTGGTCTATTTTCAAAATTTTACCAATACCCACGATAAAGTGGAAGTCATTCGAGAGCGGTATGAACAGGCCATCAATGAACCAGGAGTGGTAGGAATCAACATTGGTACGCGTCCGGACTGTTTACCAGATGAGACCTTGGCCTACCTAGCAGAGCTGACAGAGCGCATGCATGTGACGATTGAGTTGGGGCTTCAGACGACTTATGAAGCGACTTCTGAATTGATCAATCGGGCCCATAGTTATGATCTCTATGTTGAAACAGTCAAGCGGATTCGCAAACAGGTGCCGAAGGCTGAGATTGTCTCCCATTTGATCAATGGCCTTCCTGGGGAGACGCATGAGATGATGGTGGAAAATGTTCGCCGTTGTGTGACCGATAATGAAATTGATGGCATCAAGTTACACCTCTTGCATTTGATGACCAATACACGGATGCAACGGGACTATCATGAAGGACGACTTCAACTCATGAGCCAGGAGGAGTATGTCAAGGTCATCTGTGACCAGTTGGAGATCATCCCCAAACACATTGTCATCCACCGGATTACAGGGGACGCGCCACGGGATATGTTGATTGGCCCTATGTGGAGCCTCAACAAATGGGAAGTCCTAAACGCCATTGAAACTGAAATGCGTCGGCGTGGAAGTACCCAAGGATGTAAGCTAGAAGAAAAGGAGACTGCTGATGCTTCGACCACTTGAAATGGCCCATCAATTTTTAGCAGAAGTGATCACCAAAGAAGATGTGGTGGTGGATGCGACTATGGGAAATGGGCATGATACGGTTTTTTTAGCCAAATTAGCAGGTCAG
The Streptococcus parasanguinis genome window above contains:
- a CDS encoding TIGR01212 family radical SAM protein (This family includes YhcC from E. coli K-12, an uncharacterized radical SAM protein.) is translated as MKGMKSYNTLNDYYRTLFGEKTFKVPIDAGFDCPNRDGTVAHGGCTFCTVSGSGDAIVAPEAPIREQFYKEIDFMHRKWPDVEKYLVYFQNFTNTHDKVEVIRERYEQAINEPGVVGINIGTRPDCLPDETLAYLAELTERMHVTIELGLQTTYEATSELINRAHSYDLYVETVKRIRKQVPKAEIVSHLINGLPGETHEMMVENVRRCVTDNEIDGIKLHLLHLMTNTRMQRDYHEGRLQLMSQEEYVKVICDQLEIIPKHIVIHRITGDAPRDMLIGPMWSLNKWEVLNAIETEMRRRGSTQGCKLEEKETADASTT